In Pyrus communis chromosome 1, drPyrComm1.1, whole genome shotgun sequence, the following are encoded in one genomic region:
- the LOC137720075 gene encoding ethylene-responsive transcription factor ERF014-like encodes MVKTERRILQLPSVMTSSKTTSTSSSSSSSACKKKFKGVRMRSWGSWVSEIRAPNQKTRIWLGSYSTAEAAARAYDAALLCLKGSSANLNFPTTASSHFIPQEMTVISPKSIQRVAAAAANSFVLDNNAATTTANIALPPSAPPQSTSSSSLVSSPSMSSSPSSNLIDDDLSSLMGAFGGSYTPTYYDQSNDQLPMFSMDSWNNFDQMFDGAWDPHPHMMYDLYEESDIRLWSFC; translated from the coding sequence ATGGTGAAGACGGAGCGGAGGATTCTTCAGCTGCCTTCAGTGATGACATCATCGAAAACGACATcgacatcttcttcttcttcttcctcagcaTGCAAGAAGAAGTTTAAGGGAGTGAGGATGAGGAGCTGGGGCTCTTGGGTTTCAGAGATTAGGGCtccaaaccaaaaaacaagaatATGGTTAGGCTCATATTCTACTGCTGAGGCTGCAGCGAGAGCCTATGATGCTGCCCTACTGTGCCTCAAGGGCTCCTCAGCCAACCTCAACTTCCCCACCACTGCCTCCTCACATTTTATCCCCCAAGAAATGACAGTCATATCCcccaaatccatccaaagggTGGCTGCAGCCGCTGCCAATAGTTTTGTTCTTGATAATAATGCCGCTACCACCACCGCAAACATTGCCTTACCACCATCGGCCCCTCCTCAATCTACTTCTTCCTCATCTTTGGTCTCGTCTCCCTCGATGTCGTCCTCGCCGTCCAGTAACCTCATCGACGACGATTTGTCATCGCTGATGGGTGCATTTGGGGGGTCCTACACTCCCACTTACTATGATCAATCAAACGATCAATTACCAATGTTTAGCATGGATTCATGGAACAACTTTGACCAAATGTTCGATGGCGCCTGGGATCCACATCCACATATGATGTATGACTTATACGAGGAAAGTGACATTCGGTTGTGGAGCTTCTGCTGA